The sequence ATACGTCAAAGTTCTTATTCATGGATTCCGTACTTCTTCCTCATAAGTTGAACAAATTCTAAGATCTTTAGCCCGTCAGGGAGAGTTTTAGACACACTCTCCTTGTTCTGAACGCACCTTCTAAACCAATTCATCAATTTCCGGCACTCGTGTTCAAAGTTGATTTTCCCATAGGTCCCATAGGCTTCGAACCACGAACAAAATGGGACCAAAGATATGTCAATGTACCCAAAACTTTGACCTCCAAAGTAAGGTTTGTCTCCAAGCTCTCCTTCAAGCAATTTAAGGCAATCTATGAACTCCTGCCTTGATGCTTCGTGTTCTTCCCCTTTTGTTGTGTACAATTTCTTCCCTATCAAGTTTAGCTACATTTCCGTACACCAAGTTAGATAAAAAAATATTACATAAGCACCCATTACATTCTCTTCAATAAAAGGGAATAAAAAGTTTCATAAATTCTCTTCAATAAAAGGGAATAAAAAGTTTCATAATcagaatctaaaaaaaaaaaagtcatctTATTCAAGATTTTAACAAACATTGACCTGTTTAACTGACTGCAAAGAATTACACAATGAAGTACAAAAGAACTCTCTTGAATTAGTGGTTgtttaataaaaaataaatataggaCTTGTCTGAACATCGTTTGTTAAAAGTGTACCTAGAAAGAAAAAGACCCTTGCTTGAATCAAGAATCCCAAATTAAATGTGTTAGAAATAGGGTATAGTATAATAATTTGGATTGATCTTGAATCGTGTGAAACACTTTCTCAGTTAAGTATTTCCACCCTATCAAGCCTCGGATTACAAGAAATCTTAAAATGGGATAAGACAAGACTTCAATTCGTTTCCAGAAAAGAAGAAATAGAATATCAGAGTATTTGTTATTTTATGTGTGTTTTTTGGAATGAAAGCAACTTGCAGTTTTCTGGAGGGAAAACTTTTTTAATTCGGTTAAAAGTGAAATGGTGTAACGAGGACGTGCAACATTTCGTTTTGGTGGGAAAAACCCTTTATCCAAACGATGTATCCTGACCGTTTGTCCAACCAGGGGACTTGCCCCTTGAACCCCGCAAAGTGGGCGCCCCCTTTATTCAACTCTTACAGGTttgcactccgcactctccaagCCCGTTGTTAAGTATAACTAAATAACTTTTGCTTTTAAATAAATCTCAATCACCTAAAATGATGGttagataacactaaaatcaccaacaaaaagTACACAAATGGTACGGAGAATAAATATGTTTTAGTAAGCAAATTTGAGTGAAAAAATCAACACAACAAGTCAATCAAAACTAGATTCATGACTAACTTATTACTATCCTGCAATTTCGAATTTGGTCAACCAAAATAGAAGAGTGAAGACAAATAATACCCTCTGTGAAATGCCTTAAATACACTACAATCGCAAGAAATTTCTAGAACTCTGGTACGATATATTGAACAAACTTAAAaattagtcaaaattagtcaacactCAATTTGAGTTGATGAGTGACAATCAAAATCAAACCTTTGCCATCACTTTAGAAAGAATAAAAACAACCAAAAGATAAACCTAAATGATAAATGTACATACATTCATATAAAATTTTACTAATGAACTGAAAAGGTCAAGAAAAGTCAAAGTTACCTTTTTATTATCAATAAAGTCCGCCCAAAACCTAGCAGCAGCTTTATCGCAAGGATCGGAAGGAAGCAGTGGCGCTTTATCATTCCAAACTTCATCAATATACTCAACAATGATGCTAGATTCACATATGGGTTTGCCGTTATGGATGAGAACCGGTACTTTTTTGTGAACCGGGTTTGATTCTAAAAGAAGCTGGCTTTTGTTACTTAAATCTTGTTCACTGTATTCATATGGAATACCCTTTTCAGCAAGAGCAATTCTTACCCTCATACCAAACATACTTGCCCAGAAATCAAGTAGAATCACATCTTGTTCTGCCATTTGTATTTTGTTCCGTTTGTTCTTGTTGTTGGTGGAAGTTATAGAAGAGTGTGGAAATTGGGGATGGTGAAAATGTGAAATACATTAATAGTGATGTTTTTCAAGGGTATAATAGTCATTCGGATAATATGATTTCTCATTCATCGTTactttttttataaaaaatttaaGTTTATGAAAACCCGAGTCCTTCGTTAAAAAAATGAAAGACTCGAAATCCGGATTACAAACAAATGCAATGAGCCCAAACCCAAAGACAAAAAAACATTCTACAACATAAACTAAAAACTAACGATCAAACACAAGTTAAAAGAAAATAAAGAGCACTACCGAACTAAAAACGAAGAAACAAAACAAAGATATCACGATCCATCAACATTATTCTTACGACCCACCACCTCTTTACCATTTTTTGCCCGTGACCTCCTACGCTCATTTTGTTTCGGGAGCGTCTTCGACCCGATCAATTTGCCCTCCACCCTCACCAAACCTTTAAGTCCCTTAACCGCCTCCTCAAAAAAACTAAACGCTTTACCTGAAGAGCTACCCTTACCAACACCCCGCAACCGACCCAAACCCAAGGCCAGGCCCAAGCATAAGCCCATCAACCCTGCGACAACTCGATTCGACCTCGTGACCCATTTTCGACCCTTCTGAACTCTAACCCGTCTTGACCCGAACGTCCCCTCCATTCTCCAAATCATCAACCACAGTTTCAACCACCGGACCACCCTTAACTAACCCCGAATCATCCACACGAACCGAGCCACTCACCCATATGCCCTTGTCGAGCCCCTCCAACCCGTCACCAGAACCTAAAACCCGTTTGCCTTTGCGTTTACGGAATTTATGAGAATCAAGAGCATCTTGAAACTTTTTTAAAGAGAATGAAACCAAGGGTGACTAACACAACTCATTCATCATTAATTCTTAAATACTccgtatcatttattaattaattatctaGGTAGACAATAAAAAGAAAGTAAAAGAGAAGTAGTAGTTCTAATTCAGTAtctaatattatttatttcaagaatattattataaatgtgcttttattaattatttaattaaatttatttattactTAACATATAGATACAGAATGTAAGCATAGAGATAAATGGTTGAGGGACACAAACGAAATGAGGTTATGCTGGCCAAAAATTTGCAACAGAAGCATTCCGCCCAAACATTTGGGCCCTTTAAAACTTAAGCAAACGAAAGAAATAGAAATATAAACGAATTAGAGAGTCACCAGCACATTAGCGTTAGATATGATCATCATTAACGCTGGGATTTGAGAGCCATTGGTTCTAGACTAACGATATCTTCTTTGAATAAATGGATATCCATTGAAAGAATTTAACTTGAATTTCATTAAACGCCTTAAGAACATTCCAACTATTCTTCCCGAATACATTTGAAATTCAATATTTCCGTAAGGTGTAATCACAACTCATTCTACAATATAAAAACTTCTTATGTGATAAGTCCTGCGAATCGCTCGCGGGTTATAACCTATTACCGATAAAAATACACTAACAAATCCATCAAAATAACCACAAGGAAAAATAAGCTTCTAGtgattgttaattattatttatttttatattataaattatataatcaCATAATAATAACGTAAAAACATAAAGGGACCCAAACATAAATATGGGGATGACATTTTTTTTTTCCGGCGAATAaagaaatatattaatattaatagcctTCATAAACCAAACATAAAAGCTATCAAGTACGTTAACAAGAAATAAATCTGAAAGTAATACGAGTACAAGCGCGACAACCTTTATTACTAACAGAAAACACATCTAAGTATTCTCCTCCCATACGTCATACGAATAGTTTTTATTCATCAATTCCATAGGCCTTCCTCAAAAATTCTGTGATCTTTAGACCATCAGGGAGAGTTTTAGACACACTCTCCTTGTTCTGAAGGCACCTTTTGAACCAACTAATCAATTTCGGGCACTCCTGTTCAAAGTTGATTTTCCCAAAGGTCGCATAGGCTTCAAACCATGAACAAAATGGGACCAAAGATACGTCAAGGTACCCGAAACTTTGACCTCCAAAGTAAGGTTTGACTCCAAGCTCTCCTTCAAGCAATTTAAGGCTTTCTATGAACTCCTGCCTTGATGCTGCGTGTTCTTCCCCTTTTGTTGTGTACAATTTCCTCCCTGCCATGTAAAGCTACATGTACACCGAGTTAGATAAACAAAAATAATAACACAGGCACCTTTATTATAAAAGTCTTCGTTTTTTTGAagggaaaaaaaaataataatgaagagGGAAAAAAAGCTTTCATAATCATGAGCATATACCAAATGTGAAACAGTTTTTCCTTTTCACAATGGCAGCCCGTAACTAACCTCAACTTTAGGGGTAAATCGTTATTGTCatgtatagtttctattaaaatcctacaatgataatgtcattattggATTAATTACtttgttaaaaaaaaatcaaaaataaaaagaaaaaaatttaaacccttaaggtgatgtcattaatttaattaataactaattaaattaaatctacttatttatttattttatgtttttcGAGAAAAAATTCAttctcattaattattattatattattattcaaattcaaatatgagtTATCTTTATGAGATTAACtacgttatatatgtatacgaaatacacataatgtaggcttttatgacaaagaaaatagtaattgtgatgaaaatggaaagatggtgagagaataaatgtaattcatttattccgaccaagttaagtacatcaatatgtttgtaaaaacaacgagaaatttcttagtcggaattcattgggtcattaaaataaatggctttagcgtttaaattcacttaatacctaaaatataccaCTGAACTAttttgtttaaacaaactcgtaattccacgggtcatttcactagttttttaACAAAaggtttttttcattttttttatcacAACCTTTTTCACTACATTTTTTTGAGAAATTTACATAGAGACCACCATGCAAAACCCCCCTTTTCATTTCTAGACGTACGGACTGCCGATGGCATACAAAATTCCTGGCGATCCGGTGGAATCCGCTTACAAATCGACATGTGTATCTCCTTGCCGTTGGTATCACACGTTTTCTGAAACTCTACCGCCTTGAAATGGGCGGCAAAAAAGTACAAGCAGTACCGCATTTACCGTCGCTCAACGTATCGTGTTTCACCACCACTCACCAACGTACAATAGTCAGAACTTGAACAAATATGAAAGAAAGAGATCACGATTTTTTAAACTCTATTGCCGGTACCACCGGCCCAATTAACGCATTCCGGCGGTACCGCCTGCACCTTTTTCCCACCCATTTTAAGGCCATAGAGTTTCAAAAAACTTGTGAGCGGTAAGGGGATATCGTGCGATTTGTAAGTGGATACCGTTGGTCCGCTAGGAATTTTATCCGGCGCCGGTGGTCCGTCCGTCTAGAAATTAAAAGGGGTCTGACACGGTCTTTGTGTGTATCTCTCTTTTTTTACCTTCTTTTTCCGAATATAACATattttaaaagtaaataaaattaaataattcaTTTTGAATATTTTTTGACTATCGACACTCTGGCAGCGAAGCGCAGAAAACCCCCACTCGTTAGAATCTAAAAAGAGTCATCTTATTCAGTTGCAAAAAACTTTGAGTTGATCTTAATCCCTAACCTCATGAAGCTATATATACAAGATTTACAAATATGGGCCTTGAAGTACAAAGAATTCTCTTGAAACAAGAAGCTTGCTTGAAACAAGAATCCAAAGTCAAAAATACACCACAATTTCCACATAAATGGTAAATAA comes from Rutidosis leptorrhynchoides isolate AG116_Rl617_1_P2 chromosome 4, CSIRO_AGI_Rlap_v1, whole genome shotgun sequence and encodes:
- the LOC139842823 gene encoding uncharacterized protein, with translation MAKQEVLLLDFWASMFGMRVRIALAEKGIPYEYSEQDLSNKSKLLLESNPVHKKIPVLIHNGKPICESNIIVEYIDEVWNDKAPLFPSDPYDKAIAKFWADFIDKKLYMAGRKLYTTKGEEHAASRQEFIESLKLLEGELGVKPYFGGQSFGYLDVSLVPFCSWFEAYATFGKINFEQECPKLISWFKRCLQNKESVSKTLPDGLKITEFLRKAYGIDESPLVSFSLKKFQDALDSHKFRKRKGKRVLGSGDGLEGLDKGIWVSGSVRVDDSGLVKGGPVVETVVDDLENGGDVRVKTGLMGLCLGLALGLGRLRGVGKGSSSGKAFSFFEEAVKGLKGLVRVEGKLIGSKTLPKQNERRRSRAKNGKEVVGRKNNVDGSTNNKNKRNKIQMAEQDVILLDFWASMFGMRVRIALAEKGIPYEYSEQDLSNKSQLLLESNPVHKKVPVLIHNGKPICESSIIVEYIDEVWNDKAPLLPSDPCDKAAARFWADFIDNKKLNLIGKKLYTTKGEEHEASRQEFIDCLKLLEGELGDKPYFGGQSFGYIDISLVPFCSWFEAYGTYGKINFEHECRKLMNWFRRCVQNKESVSKTLPDGLKILEFVQLMRKKYGIHE